In Candidatus Paceibacterota bacterium, the DNA window GGTAGATGGCGCCTTGAAAGTGATGATCGAAAAACAATTTTCAACCTTACCACCCAATTTTGTTAAAGATATAAAAATTGGTAAAGAAGTTTTTGAGATAGCTCCCGGTCCTGATTGTCCAAACGGAGTACGAGGCCGTACTCCGGTGATGGAAGTGCTCGAAATCGATAAGGATATACAAGAGGCTATATTGAAAAATCCGACCGAGCAGGATATTTGGAAAATCGCTCGTAATAAAGGTATGCTTACCATGAAGGAAGATGCGATCCTAAAGGCATTTGATAGAGAAATTCCATTTGAGGAAATAAATACGTTATAATAAGTAAACATGACAGAAGAGAAAAAATATAAAATAATAATAGTAGATGATGATCAATTTCTTCTCGATATGTATGTCCTGAAGTTTAAGAAAGAGGGTATCGATGTAGAGTCTTTCTACAACGGGGAAGAATTACTCAAAAAATTAAAGGACAATTTATCTGCCGATCTCCTCCTTCTCGACATCATTATTCCAGGTATGGATGGTTTGTCGGTATTGGAACAAATTAGGAAGGAAAAATTGGCGGGGGGTATGAAAATAGTGATGCTCACCAATCAGGGCGATCCGGAAGAAATAAAGAAAGCTGAAAGTTTTGGGGTCAATGGTTACATTATTAAAGCTACGGCTATTCCGTCTGAGGTAGTTGAAAAAGTAAAAAAGATTCTTAATGCCAATTAAAATATGGATTACGCAAAAGATCTCGATAGCTTAGTCGATCTGGTCATGAAAGAGGGAGCTTCCGACTTACATGTATCGGAGGGTCGCTTTCCTGTCGTTAGGATAGCTGGGGAACTAATACCTCTCAGCAAACATCCAGCTTTCGACAGGAGTGCTATGGAAAAAATAATTGATTTTATTCTTCCTCCTGCAAAAAAAGAACTGTTTAAAAAACGTCGAGGGGTCGACTTCGCTTATGTCCATGGCAGCGAGAGGTTTAGAAGCCACATCTTTATTCAGCAGGGCCGTATTTGTTTAGCTATGCGTGCTATCCCGAAAAAAATACGCACTATATCGGAACTCTCTCTACCGGAATCGATCGAATTTTTTGCCCGGAAGCATTCCGGTTTCTTTCTTGTGGTTGGCCCTACTGGTCACGGCAAATCCACTACTCTTGCTTCTCT includes these proteins:
- a CDS encoding response regulator, producing MTEEKKYKIIIVDDDQFLLDMYVLKFKKEGIDVESFYNGEELLKKLKDNLSADLLLLDIIIPGMDGLSVLEQIRKEKLAGGMKIVMLTNQGDPEEIKKAESFGVNGYIIKATAIPSEVVEKVKKILNAN